CCTGACGACCGCGGCGGCGCCCACATTGACAAGCCGCTGTCCAGGGTGCGACCCCGGCATGGCCTCTTGCGGCGGAAGTGGACAATCGCCACCTGCCGGCAAGCCATAGGATCGGAGCGAAGGCGGGTTGCGATGAAGAATGGAGTGGTCATTGTCGGGGCGGGCCATGCCGGCGTGCAGGCCGCGGCCAGCCTGCGCGAGGAGGGCTACGAAGGCCCGGTCGTGCTGGTCGGCGACGAGAAGGACTGGCCTTATCACAAGCCGCCGCTGTCGAAGACCTTCATCAAGGACGGCGAGGCCAAGCCGCAGCCGCTGCGCGGCGACACCTTCTTTTCCGGCCATAACATCGATTTCCGCCCCGGCATCCGCGTCGAGCGCATCGATCTTAGCCAGCGCCGGCTCGACATTGCCGGCGGTGATGCGCTGCCCTTCGACCGGCTGATCCTGGCCACCGGCTCGCGGCCGCGGCCATTGCCCTTGCCCGGCGCCGACCTTGCCGGCGTCGTTTCGCTGCGCTCGCTGGACGATGCGCGCGCCATCCGCGACCTCAGCGCTTCGGCCAGCGACGTCGTCATCCTCGGCGGTGGCTTCATCGGGCTGGAGATCGCCGCGACCCTTGCCGCCGGCGGGCGCAAGGTGACCGTGATGGAGGCCGCCGACCGCGTGCTCGGCCGCGCCATCGCCCCGGTCATCGCCGGCCATGTCCATGACAGGCTGGTCGGTGGCGGCGTTCGCATCCTGACCGGGACGACGGTTTCCAGACTGGAGGGCGACAACGGCCGCGTCGCCGCCGCCGTCACTTCGACCGGCGAACGGCTGCCGGCGCAGCTCGTCATCATCGGCGTCGGCGTGGTGCCCAATGTCGAGCTGGCGGAGGCTGCAGGTATTGTGACCGGCAACGGTATTCGCATCGACCAGCATATGCGCAGCTCGGTGCCCGAGGTGCTGGCCATCGGCGACGTCGCCAACTACCGCCATTGGGCGACCGGCGGCGACGTCCGGCTGGAATCGGTGCAGAACGCCACCGACCAGGCCAAGCTCGCTGCGCGTACCATCCTCGGCCACGCGGATGCCTATGCGGCGGTGCCGTGGTTCTGGTCCGACATCGGTGACATGAAGCTGCAGATGGTCGG
The genomic region above belongs to Mesorhizobium terrae and contains:
- a CDS encoding NAD(P)/FAD-dependent oxidoreductase; translation: MKNGVVIVGAGHAGVQAAASLREEGYEGPVVLVGDEKDWPYHKPPLSKTFIKDGEAKPQPLRGDTFFSGHNIDFRPGIRVERIDLSQRRLDIAGGDALPFDRLILATGSRPRPLPLPGADLAGVVSLRSLDDARAIRDLSASASDVVILGGGFIGLEIAATLAAGGRKVTVMEAADRVLGRAIAPVIAGHVHDRLVGGGVRILTGTTVSRLEGDNGRVAAAVTSTGERLPAQLVIIGVGVVPNVELAEAAGIVTGNGIRIDQHMRSSVPEVLAIGDVANYRHWATGGDVRLESVQNATDQAKLAARTILGHADAYAAVPWFWSDIGDMKLQMVGLTGGSDQCVVLGDAAENKFSVYHYANGRLIAIESVNRPGDHMLGRKMLGAGFSPTPDEVAGGPDAMKAALAAFQQSEPAA